In the Silvanigrella aquatica genome, GAATTATTCCTTGCCATCAATGACATTGATCATACAAAAACAAAAGCAAGGCATCCCCAAACAAATGGAATATGCGAACGTTTCCATAAAACAATTTTAAATGAATTTTATCAAATAGCTTTTAGAAAAAAGATTTATAATAGCATGGAGGAATTGCAAATAGATCTTGATAATTGGTTAGAAGAATATAATTTAAATCGTACGCACCAAGGTAAAATGTGTTGTGGAAGAACGCCAATGCAAACTTTCCTTGACGGAATACCAAAATGGAAGGAAAAAGATATTGGATTGAATTTTAACTGACAGACAATTTCATTTTTGGGAGTCTTTTTAAACAGGGAGATTGTCAGATAAAATACCATCTACTACAATTTATGCTTATTGAATATTTTTTTTGTGTTATTTTATTAAAGACATCGATATTTTTATTTATCAGATCTAATGAATTTAGAATTGGCTTTTCTTCTGGTAAAAGTCTTAATTTTTGAAATGAATCTTTAAATTTTTTTGAAGTTTCATATGCCTCAATTTGAATTTTATTTTTTAAAGATTCGAATTCATTTTCAAATGATTTTTTAGATTCAAGATAAAATTTATTATTTTTTAATGATTGATATTTATTAACAATGAGTTCTAAGTGATTTAACATTTCATAAATCATATTAAACTTATCATACATTGAAGAATCTTCTTCTGAATTTATATTTTTAAAATATTTATAATATTTATAGTATTCTAGATCGGTTAGTTTTTCGTCGAATGATACTTGCGCATTTTCAAATTCGGAACAAGCAGAAATACTAGAAAATTTGTTTGAAATAATGTCATAAGTTTTTATATCATTTTTATGATTATCTTTCGCACATGATATTGTAATTAATGTAATTATGGAACTAACTATTATATTTTTTTTATGCATTTTATTATCCATGTATTTTCTTAATTATTGGCATTAAAATCATTTTTGTAAATAAAAGTCTGTAGATCTTTATTTAATGTATAAATATTTAAATCAATTTTAGGTCTTAAAATTTTAAACAAGGAATATGCATTTTTACAAGAAGCACATGTATCAAGTGATGTATAAATGTTTAGGGTGCCTTCTATATCTTGATTTAAATTATAATAGTTTAAAGATTTAAAATTATCTAAATCAAAAAAATATTTTGCTCTTTGAGTTGTTGATCTTCTATCTGGGTCATTTTTTGTTATAAAAAAACGCTCGTTAATCAAATAAGTTATATCCTCTGGGTTAGGAATGGTTAAGTTGAGAAGTTCTTCAAGAATTTTAGCTTCAGCATCGGAAGATCGTGGCGAGTTGCCAATTTCTTTTTCTCCTTTTGTGTTTATGTAAGCTCTTTCAATTTCATGATCGATTGAATTTTGGTGAATCATATTAAGTTCACTATATTCTTTTTCTTTTATTTCAAGTCTTTTTTTTGCATTATCTATTCTGATTTGTCTATTTTGAGTATTTTGGTTATCTTCAAAACCTTTTATTTCCGCTTTTATTTCAATAATATTTTTTTGTAAGTTAGCTAACTTTGTTTCATAGCTTCTAAGTTTTTCAGGATCTTTAGGCTCAAAATAAGAAAGTTTTCTATTTTTCGGATTTTTTAGGTTTACAAAATACAGTTCATTTTTTTTATTATAATTTTTACTGAATTCAAATTCGCCACTAATAGAATAAAATTGAATTTTCTTATCCGCTTCTTTTTTACTTTCATATGTCGCATACGAAAAAACTTTAGCATCTAAATTATCTTTTTTTGCTGCATTTATTACTTTTGTTTTTAATGAATTTAAATTATTACTATGATTTTGATCGAATAATAAGTTGTGTTTTTTTCTAATAAGTTCATTTTCTATAAATTTAATATTATCCTGATATTCTTTGGTATCTTTGTAATTTGGTTTTTTAGGGATTATATTAATGATATTTAAATATTCATTTTGAAGATTTTCTTCTAATTTTTGAATAGAATCATAAATTTTTTTAATTTCAAATGAATTTATTTTGTTTATTAATTTATTTATTTTTACCTTTGATTTAACACTTTGATAATATTCTTTTTCTAAGTGATATTTATTAAGTTCATTTTTTGAGGATTCAAGTGTATCTAAGTTTTGCTTAATTTTTTTAATTTTCGTTTTATTATTTTCTATAATAAAATTAAGATTATCAATAGCTGCAACTAGCTTCTCTTTTTGAGCTTCTTCTGTATTTATTTGATCATCAATAATATCATTAGATAATGTATCTAATATATCTTTTAAAAATACGAAATTAATTTTATCTTTTAAATTGTTTTTAAGTGCTGTTTTGCTTTTAAATGGAAAATTATTTTGATTTTTTATAGAATTAATATTCTCAATTGCTTTCAATATTTGAGAGTTTTCATTTAAAATATCTTCTTTTAATTTTTCTTCATTTGATACTTCATTTTCAATTTTTCTATCAATAATAATTTTATTTTTTTCAATTTCAGTTTTTAATTCTTTTATAATTTTGTATCCACTGTAATTTTTAGAATGCTTGGCTTCTAAAATTGTATTTTGATTTTCATAGATTTGATCTATTTTTTTCAAATCATTTGTTTTATTAGTTTCTAATTGCTCGAAATATATTTCTCTGAGTTTATTAATAGCATCAATATAAATTTTAAATTCAACACTATCTTTAATAATTACTGGTGTTTTTGTGATTGTATTGTTTTCATTGGATGAGATTTCTAATGAAATTTCACTAGAATGTATTGAATTTTTAAGGATTTCTTGAATTTTGCTCAAATTTTCTTTACTTATTGAGATATTTTTCTCTGCTATTTTTTTACTTTTTAAACCAAAACAACTAAACATGGGGTAAGCCGTAATACTTGGCAAAAGTGATGTAATAATTAAAAATTTTCTTATAAGTTTTTGATTTCCTGGGCCATGTTTCATTGAAGTCTTTCCTAAAATTTATCAAATAGAATGCGATTTATACTTATTTTATGATATTATTATGTTTTTTTATTAATTTGAAAATAACACGAATCATTTTGTTAAAAACAATTTTTGATAACATAAATTTTTAGAATGTAAAATTTTATTTAACATAAAATAGATGATATGGATTTTAAAACTATTAAATATAATTTTGATTGATAATTTAACTATGGAATCTAATATTAGGGCGTGTCCTCATTTGAGTTTAACCCAAATAAATGTGCACGCTAAAAAGAGCATGGCTCTAAAGTTACGAACCATTTTTTCATAGCGCGTCGCAATACTTCGAAAATGTTTAAGTCTTGCAAAGAGATTTTCTACACGATGACGAATTTTGTAAAGATGTGCATCAAATTCATAGTTTGTCTTGGTGCTATTGGACTTTCTTGGAATCACAGGATTGATATTTAAACTTCGCAATTGTTCCCTGAGTGGATCTGAATCATAACCTTTATCTGCAATTGATACGATGATCAAGGAGAATAAAATGCATTCTTTTATTAAAAAAGAAATTCCAAATTTAATCAGTTATTAACTAAGTTAATTTCAATGTTGTAATATTTACCTGTAGAAACTAAAGAAATCCTAGGGAAGGGAGCACAGTCAAACAATTTACAAACTCAAATTCTCTTTGTTTGTGATCTCTTCCCCCCCCCCTTGATAGTCCGGATAAGTTGAGTTATCCGGAGTGTTGGCAACAATGTAAAACCGCAGAAATCTGACAATCAAAGCGCGTTTTTTTGCCAATGCAAATCGCTTCACTTAAAAAGTAAGAAACTTCTTTCTTACTTTTTAAGTGATTTTAAGCGCTCTTCTTTTTCCTTGTAAGAAAGATAACCCACTTCATCAATGGCAAGTAAATCAGGTTTAGAATATTTTTCCAATTTTAATCGAATTGCCCCCCTTAATTCTTCTGATAATAAATCTTCTAGCATGTCAGCGGCTTCGACAAAAACGGAACTATAACCCGAGCAAGCGGCTAAATGTACAATATTTTTTGCAATAGTTGTTTTTCCAACACCGCTACTACCAATTAAAACAATATTTGTATGTTCTTTAATAAATTTTAAATTGCAAAGTTCAAGAATTGTTTCTTTATCAATTTTTTTAGGCCAATTCCAATCAAAGTCTTGAAGAAGGTCAAAACTTCCATATTTTTTTAATTTTGTACTTTTTATTGCAGAATTTAATTTTCGCTCACTTCTTTCTGAAATTTCCCATTCTAAAAACGTGTTAGCTGCCTTTAACAAATCCTTATTTGTATTGATATCTCCTATATTTGCAAGCATTCCATAAAAACGATACAGTTTTATATATTTTTCTAAATCATTTAACATTTTTTTATCCCTGCTATTTTGTCGTAATGACTTGGCTCATGATGTTTAACTGTAAGACGTCAAAGCACCCTTTTCTTTACCCACAAAGCTTACAAAATTCGAAGGGCTAAATTTTGCTACGAGTACAATACTATAATATATAATATATAATATATAATATATACTTCCGCAGCAGTAGAAGTGAGAATTTATTAATTTTTTGACAAAAATCAAAAGAAGCCGTATATAGCCCTTCCGATTGATGGAGGGCGTAATGACTGTTTCTGTTTACTTTGCTGAGGCGTTGTTGATTTACTTAAAAAAGTTCGATTTACAGATCCTAGACCATTAGTTCAGAAAAAAGCAGAAGCGCTCATTTTGCACGCACATAGCATACCAATTAAAGAAATTTCAAAAATATTAGGTTCTTGTGAAAATACAATTTGTTCTTATTTTCATAAATTTAGGAAGAACGGAATTGAAGGTTTACTTGAAAAAAAAATTTTAAAAAGAAAAAGTGAACTTTACAATTTTCGAGAAATGATTGAAGAAGAATTTCGCAAAAATCCTCCGCAAACTTCAAAAGAAGCCGGTAAACGCATAGAAGAACTTACAGGTGTGAAACGAAGTAACACTCAAATTAAAGTATTTATGAAATCACTTGGAATGGCTTATAGAAAGACCGCAGTAATTCCAGGAAAAGCGGATATTATTCAACAAGATATATTTAAAAAAAAATACTAGAGCCAATAATAGATGAATCAAGAAGTGGGAAACGAAAATTATTTTTTATGGATGCAGCACATTTTGTATATTGAGCATTCCAAGGATATTTATGGGCATTTTATTGAGCATTCCAAGGATATTTATGGGCATTTTATTGAGCATTCCAAGGATATTTATGGGCATTTGATCGGATGTTTATCAAGACAGGAAGAGGTCGAGAGCGCTTTAACGTCTTAGGGGCATTTGATCCTATTTCTAATAAATTAATAACAATAGAAAATGAGATTACGATTAATGCAGAATCTGTTTGCAAAATATTGCACAAAATAAGATATCAATGTGGTTCAGAAAAGATAAGTATTGTTTTGGATAACGCAAGGTACCAGCATTGTAAACTTGTTAGGAATCGTGCATCACGACTTGGAATTGAATTTATATTTCTTCCTCCGTACTCTCCAAATTTGAATATAATTGAAAGATATTGGAAATATGTGAAGAAAAAATGTTTAAACTCAAAGTATCACATGAATTTTTTTTTTATTTAAAGAGGCAATTAAAAATAGCTTGCATAAAACAAATTTTGATAAGGAAACTAGAGATGAGCTTATTTCATTAATGCAGTTAAATTTTCAGGAATTCAAAGAATCTCAACTTCTAGTCGCCTGAGATATAATCTTTATTTTAATTTTTCTGCTAGGTCAAAATGTTCTACCTTTTCAATTCTATTGCTACGGATTCCTCTTTTTAAAAAACCAGTTACTTTAATATATGCACCAGTTCTATAAGCTTCAATGGCAATTTCATGTTGCTCAGAATTCAATATTACTTTTGCAAATAGAATTTCATCATCATGAATAAACTTGATTGTTACATCTCCTGATCTTTTATTATCATCACCTATTTGTCCATCCAAATTCTCAACTGTCCCATATATAGCATGGTTTTGAGATGGTGGGGTAGGACGCAGCCTTGCCTCAAGACGTTCAATTTGAGGTATAAGATCTGGCTTTAGAATAATAGATTTTAAAACGCTCTTATCTGTTTGTTCTAAATTAAGTGCCCAAAATGCTGAAAATTCAACTTCATCTTCCAAAATATTTCGAATAGCACTACAAAAGTTTGAGCTTAATGAAACTGGAATTTCATTTTCATCATTAGCATTGGAAGCAAGCTCTTTGATATCTCTTAATGATTTCATAAAGCCAATTGTCGCCATGCGAACAAAGGGAATTTCTTTTACAGAACCTGCTATTTGTACATCATAATTTACAGCATAAATAGGACATGAAAGTTTGATAATAAAACTTCCTTTTTCTGTTTGCTCCATTTTGCAAGCGTCCATTAGTTCATTTGCTTCAGTCCTTCGAAGTTTAGCATGATGTTTTTGTGGAGATAAAATACTGCATGCAGAGGCAATAATGGCCTTTTTAGTTGATTCCATTGTTTGAAGTGCTCTTGAAAAAGGGATCTGGTATTCATCTTTCGTTTTAAGTTTAATACGGATAATATCAGAATCAGCCGAACGCCAATCATTTATAATTTGTTCATAAGATCTATTTTCAATGGAAGATAATTTTTCAGCAAGTTGAACTAGTAGCTGTGAATAATCATCAAGACCCGTACTTGTAGGAATTTGTAATTGTCTATTTTTAAAATTGCTATTATTATAAAGTTCTATGCTACGGGTTTGAAGCTTATTTTCAAGTTTCCAACCGTGTTGTTTAATATATGCAATAATATCTTTTGGATAAATACCACTGATTTGATCATAGTTGTTCATATTTGATATTTTCCTCTATTGAAAGTTTGATCATCAATTCTTTTAAGCTTTGGACTGTTAGAAGATTATTTGTTGGTATATATATTGTTTGACTCGTTGCATTTTCGCTTTCAGGAGCACTATATAGGCTTACCCAATAAGCAGCATTTTTTAATATAAGTTGTTCTTTTGTAATGTGAAGCCACTCTTCTTTATTTTCAGGAAGCAGCAATAATATTACAATTTTTGGATTGCCTGTAAATACAGATCTTAATTTATCGTATTGTTTAATACCACGAAAACTATAAGCAATTTTATCATTAATTATTTCAATCTTTTTAATTGTTGCTTTAAGTTGAATATCAACAGAAAAATCATATAATTTAGAATCGGGAGCAAGTTTATCACTATTTCTAATTGTGACATCAATTCCAAGATTATCTTCTAATCGAGTGGGAAGAGAACAGGTAAAGCCTGCTAATGATGCTACAGCATGTAAATATACGTAACTTAATTCAGATTCAATATCATTAGGGTTTATTGTCATTATTTCTTATCTTTCATCCTTAAAATCAAAATAAATTTGCTGTAACCATATCGATAAATTTTTCTAAATCATTTTTATTCTTTAAGTTAATCGTTACTTGGCTTTCCCCAGCTTCATTAAATGCGACACGACAGTGAAACCCAAGAGCTTCTTTAATTTGTTTTTCTGCTGTCATGGCTTCAATTGCATTTGTCGTAACGCTCACAGCACAGGGAGCTTCATTCTCTACGATGGCCTTTTTATTCAGCTTCTTCTTTTTCAGTTGCCGTTCTTTTTTGGGCAATTTAGGTTTGCTCCCTAAGCCTTCCTTTGCCATCCTGAGGACTTCAGAGCGGAGGAGTTTAAAATAATTTTTTTCACACGCACTCCGTTTTGAAGCAAAACCATTGATTAAAATTCCTCTTGTAAACACTTCAGGATTTTCTCTGATGACTGCTTTTAGTTCCTCTGGAATACGAGCAAGCCAAATTGCCCTACTTACAACCTGGGCAGGGGCTCTATGTTTAGTGGCAATGCCTTGCACAGGCGTCCCCGAAAGAAGCTCTTTTCTCCAATGAATTCCATTTTCTAATATTTTAATTCCAGCACATCCCTTGCTCATTTAATCCCCCTAGAATTTAGATGAACCGCCAAAATTATTTATTGTCTGTGTCAGCCACTTTGGAAAAATCCCTAAACTCCGAGTCTTTTTTAAGTCTTTTGACCCTCTCATCATACAAGAAAGATATGCAATGACAAGAAAAGTAGTCATTTTCTTTTTCCAAATTTCCTTCTACCTATGATTTTTTTAAGAGGAAAATGTTAAAAAATTCGCACTCTAATTATATTTCGAACTTTACTTATATTTGAATACTTCTAAGGTTTTCTTTATTATCATAGACAATTTTAGATATGAATTCTGGTAGCAGTTGCGAGCTCGAATGGCCTTATATTGGGAAGAGCTCGTTTTTTACACGGCAACGATATTGCCGTTTCTACTGGCTTTATATGCTTTTGAAATCTGAGGGATTGGTAATAAATGTCTCGATTTAAAAAATACTGTCAATAGAGCAGTACTCTTTGGTAATTTAATTTCACATTAACATAATTAAAAATATTTACTCATAAAAATAGTTATAAGCCCAATAAGAATTTTATTCAAATTTCTATTGGACTTTAATTCAATTAATTATCATATTTTTTTTAAAATAAAATTTATCAACTAATAAAAATTAAAATTATTTTTTAAATAGTCTCACAGAATCTTCAACCTGACCATTTTGATCTATTCTAAGCAAACGAATATATCCATTTGCTTCTTCGCCTAAATTATGCACAACTTCATAATTGCTATTTTCTAAGAAATAAAGTGTTGTCATATGATCTGTTGCCACTGGTTTAACAACCAATCTTCCTTTTGTTGAAGTTGTCGCCATTAATGTACAACCTTCAACACGCCCTAAGTAATTAAAAAAGCATCCATTAAGATTTTCTGTAATAGAAACGTTTACTTTTGAAGTAACTTGAAGACTATAGGTACCTTTTCCAACAACATAATCACTTTGCCAAGTTGTATTTGCTGGTAAATTATGAGCAAAAGCAGATGTAGAAAATAAAACTAAAGATGCATAAGCAAGTTTTTTCATATATATCTCCTTTAAGAATATATTTGTTTAGTTACAGAAATTTGTATCTGTGTATTAAAATATTTGTTTTTAGAAGTCAATTATTTATTAAACTGTCTATTATTGAAATAATTTTGGTTATGGTTTTTTAATTTTATTTTTTTGAGCATAAAAAATCTTTGTTATTAAAAAATAATAAACCTAATTAATATAATTTTTTGACTAAACACAACTTAAAATTTTAATAAATTGGAATAAAAATTTATTTTATAAATTTTTATTCCATTATTTAAAAAGGGAGTGAATGTTATTTGCAGATATGAATGAAAACAAATAGCTTAATATAATACTTTTAGAAGCGTTTGAAAAACATATAAATAATGGCCAGTTAATTCAATTAACAATCTAGCCTCAATTAATATAAATCCCACTATAAACATCAGTGGCTCTTTTTTCCACATCTTTTAAGACATATTCTTCATATTGTGAGTCATCTAAAATATTTATCTCTTCTTTTTCGGGAATTTTTTCAAAGTGGACGGTAATTTCTGAAAAAGGTAACGGAATTAAAAATCTATCCCAAGAATTAACGCGAATTCCTTTTGGAAAGCCAAATATTCTTCCTTTTAAAACATGGGCGTGAATAAAATACAGAGGGCCTTCCACGGCGCGGGCACAGCCTATAATTCCTCTTTTGGGGACAAAGGGGGGGCCTTTAGGGCCGTCAAAGGCGAGGCCTAAACTTTTACCTAGCTTGCCCGCCTGTTGCAATTCGAGTAAGGCCTTTCTGCCACCACGGCTGGAAGATCCGCGGATCATTTCAAAGCGTCTTTTTATCAATAACTTAGCCACCAATTCCCCATCACTACTTAAGCTTGAAATGAGGACAACATTGGGACGATCTGCGGAATCCACGCCCACAAAGCAGGCAAGAATGGCATTGTGTGGGCAGCAAAACACAACATTTCTACCACTTTTCCAAGTATTTTGAACTTGATCAAATCCAATTAATTTTATTTTTGTGGTTTTTACCAACACAAGATAATAAAGATATCCTAAATAAAACAACAAAGTGCGCATAGAACCTACTTTCTAAATTTCAATCATGTCCTATTGAACTTAAAAGAATCAATTGGGCATAAGCCACAATGTATAGCCTATCAAGTGCCAAATTAAAATAAAAAAACCAAATAATAACAATTATTTATTTTAAAAATACATTGAAATTCAACTAATTCAAAAAACCACCGATAAACGGCAAAGTTATTGTCAGCTTCGCAACACAGTGATCGTGTTGAGGAAGGATCATTTTTTGAGATATACAAGATTAATTTATATCACATTAATGGGCTCACTTACCCTACCGCATTATGCATTTGGGAGTGAAGCAGGGAATGTTGATAACACAAAGCAAAATAAAGTTACAAAATTTAGCTTTGATTCTTCTTTAAAACTTTACAAGGAAGCACGCGAAATTATCGTGAATGCGTTGCCTGGCGAACAAGATAAAGCGGAAAAATTATTAATAGAAAGTATAAGACAAAATCCAAATAACATTGATTCCTATATTGAAATTGCAAAATTAATTCAAGTTCAAGTTGCCCAAGGGAACAGACATCCCTATGAATTACAAAAAAGCATTGAATTAATTAACGAAGCTTATGCAATTGCTCCCGAACGTCCGAAGTGTAACTTTGCAAAAGCAGAAGTCCTTTATTATTCGGGACAATCTAAAGCAGCAGAAGATTTATATGCGGAGATTTTTAATAAATATCCAAATCATCTTGATACGTATATTGAAAAAGCCCGTATTCTTTCTGATAAATCACCTCAAGAATCCTTAGATAATGTTGAATTAGCCCTCCGCAATGGCGCCACCACAGACGATATTTCTCAATCCGCAACCACAGCGTTATTAAAAATAAATACAGCAGAATCTAT is a window encoding:
- a CDS encoding ATP-binding protein, whose protein sequence is MLNDLEKYIKLYRFYGMLANIGDINTNKDLLKAANTFLEWEISERSERKLNSAIKSTKLKKYGSFDLLQDFDWNWPKKIDKETILELCNLKFIKEHTNIVLIGSSGVGKTTIAKNIVHLAACSGYSSVFVEAADMLEDLLSEELRGAIRLKLEKYSKPDLLAIDEVGYLSYKEKEERLKSLKK
- a CDS encoding DUF4365 domain-containing protein, coding for MTINPNDIESELSYVYLHAVASLAGFTCSLPTRLEDNLGIDVTIRNSDKLAPDSKLYDFSVDIQLKATIKKIEIINDKIAYSFRGIKQYDKLRSVFTGNPKIVILLLLPENKEEWLHITKEQLILKNAAYWVSLYSAPESENATSQTIYIPTNNLLTVQSLKELMIKLSIEENIKYEQL
- a CDS encoding lysophospholipid acyltransferase family protein; its protein translation is MRTLLFYLGYLYYLVLVKTTKIKLIGFDQVQNTWKSGRNVVFCCPHNAILACFVGVDSADRPNVVLISSLSSDGELVAKLLIKRRFEMIRGSSSRGGRKALLELQQAGKLGKSLGLAFDGPKGPPFVPKRGIIGCARAVEGPLYFIHAHVLKGRIFGFPKGIRVNSWDRFLIPLPFSEITVHFEKIPEKEEINILDDSQYEEYVLKDVEKRATDVYSGIYIN